The Alosa sapidissima isolate fAloSap1 chromosome 16, fAloSap1.pri, whole genome shotgun sequence genome has a segment encoding these proteins:
- the LOC121684853 gene encoding uncharacterized protein LOC121684853 isoform X1, whose translation MWFCWLLACCLAARQNEHSSDRAIKKRVKKYRLEKLKRELEALGVNVDGHGQNMDENKNKKTKKELQKLLIKELKQVEDGRTGLDKKARERAEGLTLPMEIPDVLNVIHDLDAFLDKELEDSERNEQRDDDVKAVLDSLLDKEDSTLASEGLKDKGEKERVLRPEVGDRKEEAEREANFWSARENHKGSVPRRRFQGGAETAADG comes from the exons ATGTGGTTCTGCTGGCTCTTAGCCTGCTGCCTAGCAGCACGGCAGAATGAGCATAGTTCAGATAGAGCCATTAAGAAGCGCGTGAAAAAATACAGACTGGAGAAACTAAAGAGAGAGCTGGAGGCTTTGGGGGTTAACGTTGATGGacatggacaaaacatggatgaaaataaaaacaaaaagaccAAAAAGGAACTCCAAAAGCTCCTAATAAAGGAGCTGAAGCAGGTTGAGGACGGCAGAACTGGCCTGGACAAGAAGGCTAGGGAGAGGGCAGAAGGACTAACTCTGCCCATGGAGATCCCAGATGTCCTAAATGTTATTCATGACCTTGATGCATTCTTGGACAAAGAGTTGGAAGACTCTGAGAGAAATGAACAGAGGGATGACGATGTGAAAGCTGTGCTCGACAGTCTCCTAGATAAAGAGGACTCGACTCTGG CTTCAGAAGGACTGAAAGacaaaggagaaaaggagagagtctTGAGGCCAGAGGTTGGAGACAGGAAGGAGGAGGCCGAGCGGGAAGCCAATTTCTGGAGTGCCAGAGAGAACCACAAAGGCTCCGTCCCCAGGAGGAGGTTTCAGGGGGGGGCAGAAACAGCAGCAGACGGCTGA
- the LOC121684853 gene encoding uncharacterized protein LOC121684853 isoform X2, producing MWFCWLLAYRLEKLKRELEALGVNVDGHGQNMDENKNKKTKKELQKLLIKELKQVEDGRTGLDKKARERAEGLTLPMEIPDVLNVIHDLDAFLDKELEDSERNEQRDDDVKAVLDSLLDKEDSTLASEGLKDKGEKERVLRPEVGDRKEEAEREANFWSARENHKGSVPRRRFQGGAETAADG from the exons ATGTGGTTCTGCTGGCTCTTAGCC TACAGACTGGAGAAACTAAAGAGAGAGCTGGAGGCTTTGGGGGTTAACGTTGATGGacatggacaaaacatggatgaaaataaaaacaaaaagaccAAAAAGGAACTCCAAAAGCTCCTAATAAAGGAGCTGAAGCAGGTTGAGGACGGCAGAACTGGCCTGGACAAGAAGGCTAGGGAGAGGGCAGAAGGACTAACTCTGCCCATGGAGATCCCAGATGTCCTAAATGTTATTCATGACCTTGATGCATTCTTGGACAAAGAGTTGGAAGACTCTGAGAGAAATGAACAGAGGGATGACGATGTGAAAGCTGTGCTCGACAGTCTCCTAGATAAAGAGGACTCGACTCTGG CTTCAGAAGGACTGAAAGacaaaggagaaaaggagagagtctTGAGGCCAGAGGTTGGAGACAGGAAGGAGGAGGCCGAGCGGGAAGCCAATTTCTGGAGTGCCAGAGAGAACCACAAAGGCTCCGTCCCCAGGAGGAGGTTTCAGGGGGGGGCAGAAACAGCAGCAGACGGCTGA